In Silene latifolia isolate original U9 population chromosome 3, ASM4854445v1, whole genome shotgun sequence, a single window of DNA contains:
- the LOC141645895 gene encoding putative pectinesterase 52 → MQGLRPLYYFLTLQLLCVIICNASCVTNSKYGSKIANTIPTITVSLSGRANFTKIQQAVDSIPSGNNRWIRISVNPGTYREQVHIPYDKQCVVLEGAGSKVTKIVFDGHAATDSSSTFISSADNVVAKNIGFMNSYNNPGSGPVPVGVVKQAVAASVYGDKSAFYNCEFIGYQDTLWDVSGRHFYKSCYIEGAIDFIWGNGRSFYEDCNIKVIGDGFITAQERASPNEQSGFVFEKGSVFGNGHAFLGRALSGYSTVIFKYTDFSSVVDPLGWDARGRAGHEGDLTFVEIKCTGVGANKSKRVPWEKTLDQQSELKFTRHVFVDEDNWINQQP, encoded by the exons ATGCAAGGTCTCCGACCATTGTACTATTTCTTGACTCTTCAACTTCTATGCGTTATTATATGTAACGCATCATGTGTTACAAACTCAAAATACGGGTCAAAAATTGCGAATACGATCCCGACAATTACGGTTTCTCTGTCGGGTCGTGCTAATTTCACCAAAATTCAACAGGCGGTTGATTCTATACCATCTGGTAACAATCGATGGATACGGATTTCCGTCAATCCTGGTACATATAG gGAGCAAGTGCATATACCATATGATAAACAATGCGTAGTGCTAGAAGGGGCGGGTTCTAAAGTCACGAAGATTGTGTTTGATGGTCATGCTGCAACTGATTCCAGCTCTACTTTTATTTCTTCTGCAGATAACGTTGTGGCCAAAAACATTGGCTTCATG AATTCATACAATAACCCTGGATCAGGACCAGTGCCTGTAGGTGTAGTGAAGCAAGCAGTGGCAGCAAGTGTATACGGAGATAAATCTGCATTCTATAATTGTGAGTTTATAGGATATCAAGATACTTTATGGGATGTTTCAGGACGTCATTTCTACAAGTCTTGTTACATTGAAGGTGCTATTGACTTTATTTGGGGCAATGGTCGATCATTTTATGAG GATTGTAATATAAAGGTTATTGGAGACGGGTTTATTACAGCACAAGAACGAGCTTCACCAAATGAACAAAGTGGATTCGTGTTCGAAAAGGGGTCTGTTTTTGGGAATGGACATGCGTTTTTAGGAAGGGCATTAAGTGGATACTCTACAGTTATATTTAAATACACAGATTTCTCAAGTGTTGTTGACCCACTTGGTTGGGACGCACGAGGTCGTGCTGGACATGA GGGCGATTTAACATTTGTAGAGATCAAGTGCACAGGGGTAGGTGCTAACAAGTCTAAGCGTGTTCCTTGGGAGAAGACTCTCGACCAACAATCAGAATTGAAGTTCACAAGACATGTTTTTGTCGATGAAGACAATTGGATTAATCAACAACCATGA